A portion of the Parasteatoda tepidariorum isolate YZ-2023 chromosome 5, CAS_Ptep_4.0, whole genome shotgun sequence genome contains these proteins:
- the LOC139425628 gene encoding protein FAM200C-like: MIVKNLKKIQVQDRFRHTFWYRKQKSDHSVPLSNNTVSRRIDEMAADVESKLIKFLKEGKFALQIDESTVIDNKAVLVYVRFINESKEINEEMLFTRTLNTDTKGSSIFKLVKDYFEEKEIPLTNVSACSTDGAPTMSGCHTGFLGHLKKEVPEVISLFIMSFIVNFRLRKIGYFRHQ; the protein is encoded by the coding sequence atgatagttaaaaatttaaaaaaaattcaagtgcaGGATCGTTTTCGTCATACGTTTTGGTATCGCAAGCAGAAATCTGATCACTCTGTTCCTCTGAGCAATAATACTGTTTCCAGGCGTATTGATGAAATGGCCGCCGACGTTGAAtcaaaactcatcaaatttttgaaagaaggtAAATTTGCGTTGCAGATTGATGAATCAACTGTGATAGATAACAAAGCTGTTTTAGTTTACGTGAGATTCATAAATGAGAGTAAGGAGATTAACGAGGAAATGTTGTTTACAAGAACTTTGAACACAGATACAAAAGGAtcgtcaatttttaaattggtcaaagattattttgaggaaaaagaaattcccctcacaaatgtaagtgcttgctcaacagatggtgctccAACCATGTCTGGTTGTCATACTGGCTTTCTGGGTCaccttaaaaaagaagtacCGGAAGTTATCTCACTATTCATTATGTCATTCATCGTCAACTTTCGGCTGCGAAAAATTGGTTATTTCcggcatcaataa